Proteins encoded together in one uncultured Desulfosarcina sp. window:
- a CDS encoding tetratricopeptide repeat protein produces the protein MTRTPSDLFKKRSATNEFLVSSSDESAAKDDGVSARPDTGPDEDTDLAAGFPSTLDRQGLRQAVETDYGAVVPICVLAVRLTFQNRRLDASKKESRPSENLAAVLGPLVDICRDCGGIWARIGNRRFAFAFPRADAKTGREIAKRMQTALPSDNSVGITAGVALYPTANETRAQTVDNAEKALEHAGFFGPGSITEFDAVSLNISGDRLYQAGDIRGAIGEFEKGLRLDPCDTNLLNSLGVCHGVLEEYAQALTAFETAIWLAPEEIMPVYNRGFIFLRQGQTRQALDAFLAANAMESGVFEVVFHIGQIHMDSGRPEQARPYLEAAVRANNRSAAAYRQLGACLDRLGLTKEAVQAYKAVVKINPEDAASLSMLGRLYAKRGESLDVAAVLCEQSVRIAPDNGLFRHRLGRVYLELGRLDVALAEFELAAAQGYDSRVMIEETQDRMMASKAS, from the coding sequence ATGACAAGAACCCCTTCGGATCTATTTAAAAAGAGAAGTGCGACCAACGAATTTCTCGTTTCCAGTTCCGACGAGTCCGCCGCGAAAGACGATGGGGTCTCGGCCCGCCCCGACACCGGTCCGGACGAAGATACGGACCTTGCGGCCGGATTTCCAAGTACGCTGGACCGGCAGGGTCTAAGACAGGCCGTTGAAACCGACTATGGCGCCGTCGTGCCGATCTGCGTTCTCGCGGTTCGGTTGACGTTCCAAAACCGCCGCCTGGATGCATCGAAGAAAGAAAGCCGCCCATCGGAAAATCTGGCGGCCGTTCTGGGGCCGCTGGTGGACATCTGCCGCGATTGCGGCGGCATCTGGGCACGCATCGGCAACCGCCGATTCGCCTTTGCCTTTCCCCGTGCAGACGCCAAAACAGGCCGGGAAATAGCGAAGCGGATGCAGACAGCGCTTCCCTCGGACAATTCGGTCGGCATCACTGCCGGTGTGGCCCTCTATCCGACGGCCAACGAAACCCGCGCCCAAACCGTCGACAATGCCGAAAAAGCGCTGGAGCACGCCGGCTTCTTCGGTCCCGGGAGCATTACCGAATTCGATGCGGTAAGCCTGAACATCAGCGGCGACCGACTCTACCAGGCCGGAGACATCCGGGGCGCCATCGGCGAATTCGAAAAAGGGCTGCGCCTGGATCCGTGTGACACCAATCTGCTCAACAGTTTAGGGGTGTGCCACGGGGTGCTCGAAGAGTACGCACAGGCGCTGACGGCTTTCGAGACGGCCATCTGGCTGGCACCGGAGGAGATCATGCCGGTCTACAATCGGGGGTTTATATTTCTACGCCAGGGCCAAACCCGGCAGGCCCTGGATGCGTTTCTGGCCGCCAATGCGATGGAGTCGGGCGTTTTCGAGGTGGTCTTTCACATCGGACAGATCCATATGGACAGCGGTCGGCCCGAACAGGCCAGGCCGTATCTGGAAGCCGCCGTTCGGGCCAACAACCGCTCCGCTGCCGCATACCGGCAACTGGGCGCCTGCCTGGACAGGCTGGGCCTGACCAAGGAAGCGGTTCAGGCTTACAAAGCGGTCGTCAAGATCAATCCGGAGGATGCCGCGTCGCTCTCCATGCTGGGACGGCTATACGCCAAACGTGGTGAAAGCCTGGACGTGGCTGCGGTCCTTTGTGAGCAGAGTGTACGCATCGCACCGGACAACGGCCTTTTCCGGCATCGCCTGGGCCGGGTATATCTGGAACTGGGACGGCTGGACGTCGCCCTGGCCGAATTCGAACTGGCTGCCGCGCAGGGTTATGACAGCCGGGTCATGATCGAGGAGACCCAGGACCGCATGATGGCGTCCAAGGCATCCTGA
- a CDS encoding zinc ribbon domain-containing protein — MPIYEYHCKACGQNFEHLVLGGSEPSHCPHCDDTQVCRLMSACGFVSKGSGGETVRQSASSSSCTGCTASSCASCGH; from the coding sequence ATGCCCATCTACGAATATCATTGCAAGGCGTGTGGCCAGAACTTCGAGCACCTGGTGCTCGGCGGCAGCGAACCGTCCCATTGTCCCCACTGCGACGACACCCAAGTGTGCCGCCTGATGTCCGCCTGTGGATTTGTGAGCAAAGGCAGCGGCGGCGAAACGGTTCGCCAATCGGCGTCGTCCTCGTCCTGTACGGGCTGCACGGCATCCAGTTGCGCGAGTTGTGGCCACTGA
- the hemC gene encoding hydroxymethylbilane synthase — protein MAEQTIVIGTRGSQLALWQANWVKKAIEDSHRDVAVELSIIKTKGDKILDVPLAKVGGKGLFVKEIEEALLDRRIDLAVHSMKDMPADIPAGLCIGAIPKREEPRDVIISRENRPLDQLKHGARIGTSSLRRAAQLLHVRPDFVIVPLRGNLDTRLKKLHAESLDAIVLAAAGVRRMGLSERITQVLDETVMLPAVGQGALCIEIREQDPRIAAVVGPLDDAATRTVVLGERAFLNRLEGGCQVPIAAHGHIDNRGYTLTGLVCDVDGSHRIEQVRTGPESRSERIGIELAEALLAEGAGDILERLNADAHN, from the coding sequence ATGGCAGAGCAAACCATTGTCATCGGCACCCGGGGAAGCCAACTGGCCCTGTGGCAGGCCAATTGGGTCAAAAAGGCCATCGAAGACAGCCATCGGGATGTGGCCGTCGAACTGTCCATTATCAAAACCAAGGGAGACAAGATTCTGGACGTCCCTCTGGCCAAGGTGGGTGGCAAGGGCCTCTTCGTCAAAGAGATCGAAGAGGCGCTGCTGGACCGGCGCATCGATCTGGCCGTGCACAGCATGAAGGACATGCCCGCCGATATCCCCGCAGGTTTGTGCATCGGCGCCATCCCTAAAAGAGAAGAACCCCGGGATGTTATAATTTCAAGGGAAAATCGGCCCCTCGATCAGCTTAAGCACGGTGCCCGCATCGGCACCAGCAGTCTTCGCCGGGCCGCACAACTGCTCCATGTCCGCCCCGATTTCGTCATCGTCCCGCTACGCGGCAACCTGGACACCCGCTTGAAAAAGCTGCATGCCGAATCGCTGGACGCCATCGTGCTGGCGGCCGCGGGCGTCCGCCGCATGGGCCTGTCCGAACGCATTACCCAGGTTCTGGACGAAACGGTCATGCTGCCGGCTGTTGGCCAGGGCGCCCTGTGCATCGAAATCCGCGAGCAGGATCCACGCATCGCCGCAGTGGTCGGCCCCCTGGACGATGCGGCCACCCGGACGGTGGTGTTGGGAGAACGGGCTTTTCTGAACCGGCTGGAGGGGGGCTGCCAGGTGCCCATCGCCGCCCACGGACATATCGACAACCGGGGCTACACGCTTACCGGCCTGGTTTGCGATGTGGACGGCTCCCATCGAATCGAACAAGTACGAACCGGCCCTGAATCCCGGAGCGAACGGATCGGTATAGAGCTGGCTGAAGCGCTGCTGGCCGAGGGCGCCGGAGATATTCTGGAAAGACTCAATGCGGATGCACACAACTAA
- the cobA gene encoding uroporphyrinogen-III C-methyltransferase: MHTTNSTGRVYLVGAGPGDPGLITVKGVDCIARADVVIYDYLASPTLLAHANPDAEMIYVGKKGGDHTLAQEGINALIVEKARQGLTVARLKGGDPFIFGRGGEEAEVLIAAGVPFEVVPGVTAAIGASAYAGIPLTHRDHTSDVAFVTGHEDPTKSESSIDWKALATGIGTLVFFMGVKNLPSIAANLMANGRPADTPVAVVRWGTTPKQKTVTGTLASIEDDVRTAGIKAPAIIIVGTVVNLRKTMRWFENRPLFGRRIVVTRAREQASDLIRQLTELGAEAIQCPTIQVKPPRDWTPVDAAINAIDQYGWLIFTSVNGVDYFFDRLFEKGRDARALGHLKTAAIGPATAKRLETRGLRSDIVPDNYRAEAVVKAFAETDVRGTRILLPRAREARSVLPVELTGMGASVNEVTVYETWQAENSGGELVKRLKEGTIDMVTFTSSSTVKNFCKLLPPEAAQRLMKGVTVASIGPITSRTARESGLAVTLEAEVYTIPGLVQAILDYPWQNR, encoded by the coding sequence ATGCACACAACTAATTCGACAGGACGCGTCTATCTGGTAGGGGCCGGCCCCGGAGATCCCGGCCTGATTACGGTCAAAGGGGTCGACTGCATCGCCCGGGCTGATGTGGTGATCTACGATTACCTGGCCTCGCCGACCCTGCTGGCCCACGCCAATCCAGACGCGGAGATGATTTACGTGGGCAAAAAGGGCGGCGACCACACCCTTGCCCAGGAAGGCATCAACGCGCTTATCGTGGAAAAGGCCCGCCAGGGCTTGACCGTGGCCCGGCTCAAGGGGGGCGACCCGTTTATTTTCGGCCGCGGGGGCGAGGAGGCCGAAGTGCTCATCGCTGCCGGCGTGCCCTTCGAGGTGGTTCCCGGGGTTACCGCCGCCATCGGTGCATCGGCATATGCGGGTATTCCGCTGACCCACCGCGACCATACCTCCGACGTGGCTTTCGTTACCGGCCACGAAGACCCCACCAAAAGCGAATCCAGCATTGATTGGAAGGCTCTGGCCACCGGCATCGGCACCCTGGTTTTTTTCATGGGGGTAAAAAATCTGCCCTCCATCGCAGCCAACCTGATGGCCAATGGAAGACCGGCCGACACCCCGGTGGCGGTGGTCCGCTGGGGGACCACGCCAAAGCAAAAGACCGTTACCGGCACCCTGGCCAGCATCGAAGACGATGTCCGCACAGCCGGCATCAAAGCCCCGGCCATCATCATCGTCGGCACCGTGGTCAACCTGCGAAAAACCATGCGCTGGTTCGAAAACCGGCCCCTGTTTGGCCGCCGCATCGTAGTCACCCGGGCACGGGAGCAGGCCAGCGACCTGATCCGGCAACTGACGGAACTGGGGGCCGAAGCGATCCAGTGCCCCACGATCCAGGTTAAACCGCCCCGGGACTGGACGCCGGTGGACGCAGCCATCAACGCCATCGACCAATATGGCTGGCTCATCTTCACCAGCGTCAACGGCGTGGATTATTTCTTTGACCGTCTGTTTGAAAAAGGACGCGATGCCCGTGCTCTGGGACATCTCAAAACGGCGGCCATCGGGCCGGCCACGGCCAAACGCCTTGAAACCCGGGGGCTGAGAAGCGACATCGTGCCCGACAACTACCGTGCCGAAGCCGTTGTGAAGGCCTTTGCCGAAACCGACGTCCGGGGAACCCGCATCCTGCTGCCCAGGGCCAGGGAAGCCCGCAGCGTGCTTCCCGTCGAGCTGACCGGTATGGGGGCGTCGGTAAACGAGGTCACGGTTTACGAAACCTGGCAGGCGGAAAACAGCGGCGGCGAGTTGGTCAAGCGGCTGAAGGAAGGCACCATCGATATGGTCACCTTCACCAGTTCCTCCACGGTGAAAAATTTCTGCAAACTGTTGCCACCGGAGGCTGCACAGCGTTTGATGAAAGGGGTCACCGTGGCCAGCATCGGCCCCATCACCTCCCGGACCGCAAGGGAATCGGGCCTGGCGGTAACCCTGGAGGCCGAAGTCTACACGATCCCGGGCCTAGTCCAGGCGATTTTGGATTATCCCTGGCAAAACCGGTGA
- the moaA gene encoding GTP 3',8-cyclase MoaA: MANEPNKDAPFAEKLVDREKRHLNYLRVSITDRCNLRCLYCAPEGRIPKLGHDDILSYEEILRLVRIGIRLGIRKIRITGGEPLVRKGAVDLLRRLVALPELEDVSLTTNGVLLASKAQEIYDAGVRRINISLDSLVPEKFAQITGYDRFERVWAGIERAHEIGFSPIKINVVAMRGINDDEILDLGRLSIDHPFHIRFIEYMPIGNSRTSSRDQLLTPEIRQKISRLGDLIPVENHCHDGPAKRYRLAGARGEIGFISALSQHFCSRCNRLRLTADGKLRACLLSDRHESLKEPLRGGASDEALAEIFRTAVRRKAARHHLALNRCTTVNDQMQGIGG, encoded by the coding sequence ATGGCCAATGAACCGAATAAGGATGCCCCCTTCGCCGAAAAGCTCGTGGACCGGGAGAAACGGCACCTGAACTATCTTCGCGTTTCCATCACCGACCGCTGCAATCTCAGATGTTTGTACTGCGCTCCGGAAGGCCGCATCCCCAAACTAGGCCACGACGACATCCTCAGCTACGAGGAGATCCTGCGGCTGGTCCGCATCGGCATTCGGCTCGGCATTCGCAAAATCCGCATCACGGGCGGCGAGCCCCTGGTCAGGAAAGGGGCCGTCGATCTGCTGCGGCGGTTGGTTGCCCTGCCCGAACTCGAAGACGTCTCCCTGACCACCAACGGCGTCCTGCTGGCGTCCAAAGCGCAGGAAATTTACGATGCCGGCGTTCGCCGCATCAACATCAGCCTGGATTCGCTCGTCCCTGAGAAATTCGCCCAGATTACCGGCTACGACAGGTTCGAGCGGGTATGGGCCGGGATCGAGCGGGCCCACGAAATCGGCTTCTCCCCTATCAAGATCAATGTGGTGGCCATGCGCGGCATCAACGACGACGAAATTCTCGACCTCGGCCGGCTTTCAATAGACCATCCCTTTCACATCCGTTTCATCGAATACATGCCCATCGGCAACAGCCGCACCAGCTCCCGGGACCAGCTCCTGACTCCGGAAATCCGGCAAAAAATTTCCAGATTGGGCGATTTGATCCCGGTGGAAAACCACTGCCATGACGGCCCGGCCAAACGGTATCGTCTGGCCGGCGCCCGGGGGGAAATCGGGTTCATCAGCGCCCTGAGCCAGCATTTCTGCAGCCGCTGCAACCGCCTGCGACTGACCGCCGACGGCAAGCTGCGCGCCTGCCTGCTCTCCGACCGTCACGAATCGCTCAAGGAACCGCTCAGAGGGGGGGCATCGGATGAGGCCTTGGCCGAAATTTTTCGGACCGCCGTGCGCCGGAAAGCGGCCAGGCACCACCTTGCCTTGAATCGTTGCACAACGGTCAATGACCAGATGCAGGGTATCGGTGGGTAG